In one Sphingomonas sp. S1-29 genomic region, the following are encoded:
- a CDS encoding TonB-dependent receptor has protein sequence MKGKTLATARAGALTGASVMAMVLTMPAAAASATDGLPLVAPMVAIEPTKPATAQTSTGSTATAQDEAATGEIVVTGIRQSLQSAQAIKRNSDVVVDSISSEDIGALPDRSVTEALQRVPGVSISRFQAGADPDHFAAEGSGVVVRGLTYTRSELNGRDTFSAGNGRGLSFADVPAELLFGVDVFKSPSADMIEGGIAGTVNLRTRLPFDSSGLLLGGTLENNYGDFVKKSAPTVSVLLSNRWKTGIGDFGLLGSFVRSQIRNRADSIQISNWGTRVLTDDGRLLQPLAADGTSNVGTTVYVPRGAAVRSQEYDRVRYGYSAAAQWRSLDGRTDATLQFLRSDSREAWTENAIEVATDNVLAAGDSQPFPGTTFDFDDDNAFTGGLITGPNGYRADSQAGADGRTPTNGLQSNNIARGNTARFQTNDISFGLKSRLTDRLSVKVDYQHVWSKVNVTDLTVWGTTYQNADIRMNGKDPAQVTLIPVTNGPNNYQNAANPSYLNAYNNFYRSAMDHLEDSEGDSDAARIDFDYSFPEEGWLKSVKAGYRFADRQNEARSSAYNWGVLSEIWGGGTLADNTSVGPGGPVWFDRPIDGNPATRTTGALAPQEAFLYSNFFRGQEANPSAPGGPGRLFYPGAALQDYGTAIQSISQIAQEWRNFTSNLSGANGWVPLENRAGVIEGTPYLPGEVNPVSERNNAAYFVARFGNEFDNGWNLTGNVGVRYTHTSRVSSGFFAFPQQSFNCVPPADGQVQSRFCALPQATRDQAAAFQNGALIPNDAKLNYDYFLPSANFRLAMGGGLQFRVAVNKTVAPPDFLLTRSFYNVNLGTGDQTILFNGGPVAIFQVGNPFLEPVRSDNFDLTAEWYFSNVGQLTLSAFAKNLRGVQVTSTERQTFTNNGATFDAIVTTPLNSDEIGRIRGLELGYQQTYDFLPGMLSGLGLSGNFTYVHSSGVSQSNLDRNDPNVAAGVITSIDVGGLPLQGLSKYQFNLAPFYQKDGLEIRAAYNWRSKYLLTIRDVIVPNAPVIQEAYGQLDASIFYAVTPSIRMGFQAVNLTSAITRTNYVINNDLLERPRNWFVGDSRYTFSIRANFR, from the coding sequence ATGAAGGGTAAGACTTTGGCTACTGCGCGCGCGGGTGCACTGACGGGTGCTTCGGTTATGGCGATGGTGCTCACCATGCCGGCAGCTGCTGCATCGGCGACCGATGGCTTGCCCCTGGTGGCGCCGATGGTTGCAATCGAACCGACGAAGCCGGCAACCGCGCAGACGTCGACCGGATCGACCGCGACGGCGCAGGACGAGGCCGCCACCGGGGAAATCGTCGTAACCGGCATCCGCCAGAGCCTTCAGAGCGCGCAGGCGATCAAGCGCAACTCCGACGTCGTCGTCGATTCGATCTCGAGCGAAGACATCGGCGCCCTGCCCGACCGTTCGGTCACCGAAGCCCTTCAGCGCGTTCCCGGCGTGTCGATCAGCCGGTTCCAGGCGGGTGCCGATCCCGATCACTTCGCCGCCGAAGGTTCGGGCGTCGTCGTGCGCGGCCTCACCTATACGCGGTCGGAGTTGAACGGGCGCGACACCTTCAGCGCAGGCAACGGCCGCGGCCTGTCCTTCGCCGACGTTCCTGCCGAATTGTTGTTCGGGGTCGACGTGTTCAAAAGCCCTTCGGCCGACATGATCGAGGGCGGCATCGCCGGCACGGTCAACCTGCGCACGCGCCTGCCCTTCGATTCGAGCGGCTTGCTGCTCGGCGGCACGCTCGAGAACAACTATGGCGACTTCGTCAAGAAGTCGGCGCCGACGGTATCGGTGCTGCTCAGCAACCGTTGGAAGACGGGCATCGGCGATTTCGGCCTGCTCGGCAGCTTCGTGCGGTCGCAAATCCGCAACCGCGCCGACAGCATCCAGATTTCGAACTGGGGCACGCGCGTGCTGACCGACGACGGGCGATTGCTCCAGCCGCTCGCCGCCGATGGCACATCCAATGTCGGTACGACGGTATATGTGCCGCGCGGTGCCGCGGTGCGCAGCCAGGAATATGATCGCGTTCGTTATGGTTATTCGGCGGCAGCACAATGGCGCAGCCTCGACGGCCGCACCGACGCGACGCTGCAGTTCCTGCGCTCGGACTCGCGCGAGGCCTGGACCGAGAATGCGATCGAAGTCGCGACCGACAACGTGCTCGCCGCGGGCGACAGCCAGCCTTTCCCCGGCACGACCTTCGATTTCGACGACGACAATGCCTTTACCGGCGGTCTGATCACTGGCCCCAACGGCTATCGCGCCGATTCGCAGGCGGGCGCAGATGGCCGCACGCCGACCAACGGCCTGCAATCGAACAACATCGCGCGCGGCAATACGGCGCGCTTCCAGACCAACGACATCAGCTTTGGGCTGAAATCGCGGCTGACTGACCGGCTTTCGGTCAAGGTCGATTACCAGCATGTCTGGTCGAAGGTTAACGTCACCGACCTGACGGTCTGGGGTACGACGTATCAAAATGCCGACATCCGAATGAATGGCAAGGATCCGGCGCAAGTGACGCTGATCCCGGTGACCAACGGCCCGAACAATTACCAGAACGCCGCCAACCCATCTTACCTCAATGCCTATAACAACTTCTATCGCTCGGCGATGGATCACCTCGAGGATAGCGAGGGCGATTCGGACGCGGCGCGGATCGATTTCGACTATAGCTTCCCCGAGGAAGGCTGGCTGAAGTCGGTGAAAGCCGGCTATCGCTTCGCCGATCGCCAGAACGAGGCGCGTTCGTCGGCCTATAACTGGGGCGTGTTGAGCGAGATCTGGGGCGGCGGCACGCTGGCCGACAATACGTCGGTCGGGCCGGGCGGCCCGGTCTGGTTCGACCGTCCGATCGACGGCAATCCAGCCACGCGTACCACCGGTGCGCTAGCGCCGCAGGAAGCGTTCCTGTATTCGAACTTCTTCCGCGGCCAGGAAGCCAATCCGTCGGCGCCGGGCGGTCCGGGCCGGCTGTTCTATCCCGGCGCTGCGCTGCAGGATTACGGCACCGCGATCCAGTCGATCAGCCAGATCGCGCAGGAATGGCGCAACTTCACCAGCAACCTGTCGGGCGCCAATGGCTGGGTCCCGCTAGAAAATCGCGCTGGCGTGATCGAGGGGACGCCGTATCTGCCGGGCGAGGTCAATCCGGTATCCGAGCGCAACAACGCCGCCTATTTCGTTGCCCGCTTCGGCAATGAATTCGACAATGGCTGGAACCTCACGGGCAATGTCGGCGTGCGCTACACGCATACCAGCCGCGTTTCGTCGGGCTTCTTCGCGTTCCCGCAACAATCGTTCAACTGCGTCCCACCCGCCGACGGTCAGGTACAGTCGCGGTTCTGCGCGTTGCCGCAAGCTACTCGCGATCAAGCGGCAGCGTTCCAGAACGGCGCGCTGATCCCGAACGACGCCAAGCTGAATTATGATTACTTCCTGCCGTCGGCCAATTTCCGGCTGGCGATGGGCGGTGGGCTGCAATTCCGCGTCGCGGTGAACAAGACGGTTGCGCCGCCCGACTTCCTGCTGACCCGGTCGTTCTACAACGTCAATCTTGGCACCGGCGATCAGACGATCCTGTTCAACGGCGGCCCGGTCGCGATCTTCCAGGTCGGTAATCCGTTCCTCGAACCGGTGCGATCGGACAATTTCGATCTGACCGCCGAATGGTATTTCTCGAATGTCGGCCAGCTCACGCTGTCGGCGTTTGCGAAGAACTTGCGCGGCGTCCAAGTGACCAGCACCGAGCGGCAAACCTTCACCAACAATGGCGCGACCTTCGACGCCATCGTCACGACGCCGCTCAATTCGGACGAAATCGGCAGGATCCGCGGCCTCGAGCTCGGCTATCAGCAGACCTATGATTTCCTGCCAGGGATGCTCTCAGGCCTCGGCCTGTCGGGCAACTTCACCTATGTCCATTCATCGGGCGTCTCCCAGTCGAACCTCGATCGGAACGATCCAAACGTGGCTGCGGGCGTTATCACTTCGATCGACGTTGGTGGCCTGCCACTGCAGGGATTGAGCAAATATCAGTTCAACCTTGCGCCCTTCTACCAGAAGGACGGGTTGGAAATCCGGGCGGCCTATAACTGGCGCTCGAAATATCTGCTCACGATCCGCGACGTGATCGTACCGAACGCGCCGGTGATCCAGGAGGCCTATGGCCAGCTCGACGCGTCGATCTTCTACGCTGTTACGCCATCAATCCGCATGGGATTCCAGGCGGTGAACCTGACCAGTGCGATCACGCGAACCAATTACGTCATCAACAACGATCTGCTCGAACGGCCCCGCAACTGGTTCGTTGGCGACAGCCGTTATACTTTCTCGATCCGGGCGAATTTCCGCTAA
- a CDS encoding tryptophan halogenase family protein has translation MTTGPVRSVLIVGGGTAGWMAAAALSRMIPTGLSVTLVESDAIGTIGVGEATIPPIRAFNAALGIDEAEFIAATAGSFKLGIEFVGWGAAGERYLHPFGVFGFDQEGVRFHQHWLRRRAAGVREDIADYALCAVAAREGRFMPPATDPASVLSQMNHAYHFDAGLYAAFLRTRAERAGVVRVEGEVVEAIKEGERGNVSAVRLADGSALAADLFVDCSGFRGLLIEGAMQAGYEDWTRWLACDRAVAVPCATGGDGLTPFTRSTARPAGWQWRIPLQHRTGNGYVYSSAYLSDDEATATLLAHLDGPALADPRLLRFTAGRRRRQWIGNVVALGLAGGFAEPLESTSIHMVQSGISRLLALFPDREFSGVEAATFNRQADVQYDQVRDFLALHYHLTRRDDSPFWRDAAARAIPDTLAEKIALWKRAGRVFRRDDDLFAEDSWVAVLLGQGLVPGGWDRMADLADPAMVEQRFARLRSLFADAASRMPRHADYIARVAPGRRHAA, from the coding sequence ATGACCACCGGGCCGGTCCGATCGGTGCTTATCGTTGGCGGCGGGACCGCCGGCTGGATGGCCGCGGCAGCGTTGTCGCGCATGATCCCCACCGGGCTTTCGGTGACGCTGGTCGAATCCGACGCGATCGGAACGATCGGCGTGGGCGAGGCGACGATCCCGCCGATCCGCGCGTTCAATGCCGCGCTTGGTATCGACGAAGCCGAGTTCATTGCGGCGACGGCGGGCAGCTTCAAACTGGGGATCGAATTCGTCGGCTGGGGTGCGGCGGGCGAGCGCTACCTGCACCCCTTCGGCGTCTTCGGTTTCGATCAGGAGGGGGTTCGCTTCCACCAGCACTGGCTTCGGCGCCGCGCCGCGGGAGTCCGCGAAGACATTGCCGATTATGCGTTGTGCGCGGTCGCCGCGCGCGAAGGCCGGTTCATGCCCCCCGCGACCGATCCGGCGTCGGTGTTGTCGCAGATGAACCACGCCTATCACTTCGACGCCGGGCTGTACGCCGCGTTCCTGCGCACCCGCGCCGAACGCGCCGGGGTCGTTCGGGTCGAAGGCGAAGTGGTCGAAGCCATCAAGGAAGGCGAGCGCGGGAACGTCAGCGCGGTGCGACTGGCTGACGGCAGTGCATTGGCTGCCGATTTGTTCGTCGATTGCTCGGGCTTTCGTGGCCTGCTGATCGAAGGCGCGATGCAGGCGGGCTATGAAGACTGGACCCGCTGGCTGGCGTGCGACCGCGCGGTTGCGGTTCCCTGCGCCACCGGCGGCGACGGCCTGACGCCCTTTACGCGATCGACCGCGCGACCGGCGGGCTGGCAGTGGCGGATCCCGCTCCAGCACCGCACCGGCAACGGCTATGTCTATTCGAGCGCCTATCTGTCGGATGACGAGGCGACCGCAACCTTGCTCGCCCATCTCGACGGCCCCGCGCTGGCCGATCCGCGGCTGCTGCGCTTCACCGCGGGGCGGCGGCGGCGGCAGTGGATCGGGAATGTCGTCGCGCTGGGGCTCGCCGGGGGCTTTGCCGAACCGCTCGAATCGACGTCGATCCACATGGTCCAGAGCGGCATCTCGCGATTGCTCGCGCTATTCCCCGATCGCGAATTTTCGGGAGTCGAGGCGGCGACCTTCAATCGCCAGGCCGATGTTCAATATGATCAGGTCCGCGACTTTCTGGCGCTGCACTATCACCTCACCCGCCGCGACGATTCGCCCTTCTGGCGCGATGCCGCGGCGCGCGCGATCCCCGATACGCTGGCGGAGAAGATCGCCTTGTGGAAGCGCGCCGGTCGCGTGTTTCGCCGCGACGACGATCTGTTCGCCGAGGATAGCTGGGTTGCGGTGCTGCTCGGACAGGGGCTGGTGCCCGGTGGATGGGATCGGATGGCCGATCTTGCCGATCCCGCGATGGTCGAGCAGCGTTTCGCTCGGCTGCGCTCGCTGTTCGCCGACGCGGCAAGCCGCATGCCGCGCCATGCCGACTATATCGCGCGGGTAGCGCCTGGCCGGCGGCACGCAGCGTGA
- a CDS encoding tryptophan halogenase family protein, whose protein sequence is MTQRIVVLGGGTAGWMAAATAARLLGPAGWTVTLVESDAIPTVGVGEATIPPIRTFHAMLGVDEADFLRATGGSWKLGIRFEGWSGQGSSYLHAFGRPGTDVGGLPFHAQWLRARAAGQAEALERYWLEARAAEEGRFAHPLDNGDSPLSRITYAYHFDAGRYATFLRRHAEAMGASRVEGTVEGVERGAAGIAALVLADGRRIEGDLFLDCSGFASLLLGEALGVGWVDWSHWLPCDRAVAVASSADAAPLPLTRSIAHAAGWQWRIPLRHRTGNGRVFCSAYLSEDQATAELLASLETPPIAEPRVLRFSTGHRQAFWAQNCVALGLASGFMEPLESTSIHLVQAGLQHLLQHLPGAAAGPDAVAAARARYNRVMTTEFERIRDFLVAHYYLNQRPERFWQDRRAQTPPPGLAEKLALFAGGGRLFREDDELFNAWSWLALLTGQGAPALGHDPVCDAWPLARVADRLARIEAVVTASLDHMPPHAEALARLESLPTDAALAAC, encoded by the coding sequence GTGACGCAGCGCATCGTGGTGTTGGGCGGCGGCACCGCCGGCTGGATGGCCGCGGCCACCGCGGCGCGGCTGCTGGGGCCCGCGGGCTGGACGGTGACCCTGGTCGAATCGGACGCGATACCCACCGTCGGCGTCGGCGAAGCGACGATCCCGCCGATCCGCACCTTCCACGCGATGCTGGGGGTCGACGAGGCCGATTTCCTGCGTGCGACGGGGGGCAGCTGGAAGCTCGGGATCCGGTTCGAAGGCTGGTCGGGGCAGGGCAGTTCGTACCTCCACGCCTTCGGACGTCCTGGCACCGATGTCGGCGGGCTGCCCTTCCACGCGCAATGGCTCCGCGCGCGCGCCGCGGGCCAGGCCGAAGCGCTCGAGCGTTACTGGCTCGAGGCGCGTGCGGCCGAGGAAGGGCGGTTCGCGCACCCGCTCGACAATGGCGATTCGCCGCTGTCGCGCATTACCTACGCCTATCATTTCGACGCCGGGCGCTATGCGACGTTTCTGCGCCGGCATGCCGAAGCGATGGGCGCGTCGCGCGTCGAAGGCACCGTCGAGGGCGTCGAGCGCGGCGCTGCCGGGATCGCGGCGCTGGTGCTGGCCGATGGCCGGCGGATCGAGGGCGATCTGTTCCTCGATTGCTCGGGCTTCGCGTCGTTGCTGCTGGGCGAGGCGCTCGGGGTCGGCTGGGTCGATTGGTCGCACTGGTTGCCGTGCGATCGCGCGGTCGCGGTGGCGTCGTCAGCCGATGCAGCGCCGCTGCCGCTGACTCGATCGATCGCGCACGCGGCGGGCTGGCAGTGGCGGATCCCGCTGCGGCACCGCACGGGAAACGGGCGGGTCTTTTGCTCGGCGTATCTCAGCGAGGATCAGGCGACCGCCGAGTTGCTGGCGTCGCTCGAGACGCCGCCGATCGCCGAGCCGCGGGTGCTGCGCTTCTCGACCGGGCATCGGCAGGCGTTCTGGGCGCAGAATTGCGTCGCCCTCGGGCTTGCGTCGGGGTTCATGGAGCCGCTCGAATCGACGAGCATCCATCTGGTGCAGGCGGGGCTGCAACATCTGCTGCAACATCTGCCTGGGGCAGCGGCGGGGCCGGACGCGGTGGCCGCGGCGCGCGCGCGCTACAACCGGGTGATGACCACCGAATTCGAACGGATCCGCGACTTCCTGGTCGCGCATTATTACCTCAACCAACGGCCCGAGCGCTTCTGGCAGGATCGCCGCGCGCAAACCCCGCCGCCCGGGCTCGCCGAAAAGCTTGCGCTGTTCGCAGGCGGCGGGCGGCTGTTCCGCGAGGATGACGAGCTGTTCAACGCCTGGAGTTGGCTCGCCTTGCTGACTGGGCAAGGCGCCCCCGCGCTTGGGCATGATCCGGTATGCGACGCCTGGCCGCTGGCGCGCGTTGCCGATCGGCTCGCACGGATCGAGGCGGTGGTGACCGCGTCGCTCGATCATATGCCCCCCCATGCCGAGGCATTGGCGCGGCTTGAATCGCTGCCGACCGACGCCGCGCTCGCAGCATGCTGA
- a CDS encoding cupin-like domain-containing protein has translation MISSLSPLRPADERAAVDAATFAADVAPLAQPLVLRGQVAAWPAVAAAKAGDNAIADYLGGLEAGAAHPLEVLVSPPEFGGRFFYRGDNLEGFNFNRERAPLKLLLSELLRLAALPAGEAHSLYANAATAPEHLPGWSAGNPIDLDLGGAVPRLWIGNASRTATHYDGSTNLACVVAGRRRFILFPPEQVGNLYLGPLDRTLAGPPSSMVDPTQPDFDRYPRFAEALAHAVVADLGPGDAIFVPATWWHHVQAFDTLNVLCNYWWDFDPANSAFHALVHAMMAVRDRPQFEKEGWRAWFDHYVFSPSAGTAGDHLPASARGVLAPASAQRTERMRQYLLRVLGGK, from the coding sequence ATGATCTCCTCTTTGTCACCGCTTCGGCCCGCCGACGAACGCGCCGCTGTCGATGCCGCAACCTTCGCCGCCGACGTCGCACCGCTCGCGCAACCGCTGGTGCTGCGCGGTCAGGTCGCCGCATGGCCCGCCGTCGCGGCGGCCAAGGCAGGCGACAACGCGATAGCCGACTATCTGGGGGGGCTTGAGGCCGGTGCCGCGCATCCGCTCGAGGTGCTGGTGTCGCCGCCCGAATTTGGCGGGCGGTTTTTCTATCGCGGCGACAATCTAGAAGGCTTCAACTTCAACCGCGAGCGCGCGCCGCTCAAGCTGTTGCTCAGCGAGCTGCTGCGGCTGGCGGCGTTGCCCGCAGGCGAGGCGCACTCGCTCTATGCCAACGCCGCGACAGCGCCCGAGCATCTGCCCGGATGGTCGGCGGGCAATCCGATCGATCTCGACCTTGGCGGCGCGGTGCCGCGGCTGTGGATCGGCAATGCCAGCCGCACCGCGACCCATTATGACGGCTCGACCAACCTTGCGTGCGTCGTGGCGGGGCGGCGGCGGTTCATCCTCTTTCCGCCCGAGCAGGTGGGCAATCTGTATCTGGGACCGCTCGACCGGACGCTGGCGGGTCCGCCTTCGTCGATGGTCGATCCTACCCAGCCCGATTTCGACCGCTACCCGCGCTTCGCCGAAGCGCTCGCCCACGCGGTCGTCGCTGACCTTGGGCCGGGCGATGCGATATTCGTCCCCGCGACCTGGTGGCACCATGTGCAGGCGTTCGATACGCTCAACGTCCTGTGCAATTATTGGTGGGATTTTGACCCCGCCAACTCGGCATTCCACGCGTTGGTCCATGCGATGATGGCGGTGCGCGATCGGCCGCAGTTCGAAAAGGAAGGCTGGCGCGCCTGGTTCGATCACTATGTCTTCAGCCCCTCGGCCGGCACCGCGGGCGATCATCTGCCCGCAAGCGCACGCGGGGTGCTTGCACCGGCGTCCGCCCAGCGTACCGAACGCATGCGCCAATATCTGTTGCGCGTGCTCGGTGGCAAATAA
- a CDS encoding glycoside hydrolase family 11 protein, with the protein MKYFEPIALALVALLLPAAHQPDPATRQLCSNQTGMHDGYFFTFWKSSGDACMTLGQRGGYTTDYRLGTRENLVAGKGWRVGSQTRTIGYKVNQFEAGTNSYQTLYGWSTDPLIEYYIVEDWGSNFTPPGDDAKPLGTVRSDGGTYTIYRTQRVEQPSIRGTQTFYQYWSVRTQRQTFGEDRKITFANHVAAWRKAGMQLGTMHYQVLATEGFGSTGNSAVTLWQE; encoded by the coding sequence ATGAAATATTTCGAACCAATCGCGCTTGCGCTCGTCGCGCTCCTTCTTCCGGCCGCGCATCAGCCCGATCCGGCGACCCGCCAGCTTTGCTCCAACCAGACCGGCATGCACGACGGCTATTTCTTCACCTTCTGGAAAAGCAGCGGTGATGCCTGCATGACGCTGGGGCAGCGCGGCGGCTACACGACCGACTATCGCCTGGGTACCAGGGAAAATCTGGTTGCCGGCAAAGGCTGGCGGGTGGGATCGCAGACGCGGACGATCGGGTACAAGGTCAACCAGTTCGAAGCGGGCACCAACAGCTATCAGACGCTTTACGGGTGGTCGACCGATCCGCTGATCGAATATTATATCGTCGAGGATTGGGGTTCGAATTTCACCCCGCCCGGCGACGATGCGAAACCGCTGGGCACCGTGCGCAGCGATGGCGGCACCTACACCATTTACCGCACCCAGCGCGTCGAGCAGCCATCGATCCGCGGCACCCAGACCTTCTACCAATATTGGAGCGTACGGACCCAGCGCCAGACGTTCGGCGAAGATCGGAAAATCACCTTCGCCAACCATGTCGCGGCGTGGCGCAAGGCGGGGATGCAGCTCGGCACGATGCACTATCAGGTGCTGGCGACCGAAGGTTTCGGCAGTACGGGCAATTCGGCGGTTACGCTTTGGCAGGAATGA
- a CDS encoding GDSL-type esterase/lipase family protein: MSLDRRTFFAATAGFSLLPGLATGQDAAREKRLREDWAWWARYADDNARLRSAGEPVGVVFMGDSITEGWRDKRPEFFREGRVGRGISGQTTSQMVLRMMPDVIALRPRAVHIMAGTNDVAGNTGPMTRAQTYDNLMAMAQLAKANGIAVLLASVPPAAGFPWRPGLPTIEPIAEINAWIRAYAARIGATHVDYTSALGDGRGGMRKGLALDGVHPEAAGYAAMEKVIEPILLGMKL, translated from the coding sequence ATGAGCCTCGACCGCCGCACCTTTTTCGCTGCCACCGCCGGATTCTCGCTGCTGCCCGGCCTTGCCACCGGCCAGGATGCCGCCCGAGAGAAGCGGCTGCGCGAAGATTGGGCATGGTGGGCGCGCTATGCCGACGACAATGCAAGGCTGCGATCCGCCGGGGAACCCGTCGGGGTGGTCTTCATGGGCGATTCGATCACCGAAGGCTGGCGCGACAAGCGTCCCGAATTTTTCCGCGAGGGGCGGGTGGGGCGTGGCATTAGTGGCCAGACGACCTCGCAGATGGTGCTTCGCATGATGCCCGACGTGATCGCGCTGCGTCCGCGCGCGGTGCACATCATGGCGGGGACCAACGATGTCGCCGGCAATACCGGGCCAATGACGCGCGCGCAGACGTACGATAATCTGATGGCGATGGCGCAGCTGGCGAAAGCGAACGGGATCGCGGTGCTGCTGGCGTCGGTTCCCCCCGCCGCTGGCTTCCCCTGGCGGCCGGGCCTTCCAACGATCGAGCCGATCGCCGAGATCAACGCCTGGATACGCGCCTATGCCGCGCGCATCGGCGCGACCCATGTCGATTATACCTCGGCGCTCGGCGACGGGCGGGGTGGCATGCGCAAGGGGCTGGCGCTCGACGGTGTTCACCCCGAAGCAGCGGGGTATGCCGCGATGGAGAAGGTGATCGAGCCTATCCTGCTGGGGATGAAGCTGTGA
- a CDS encoding glycoside hydrolase family 5 protein, producing MTFDRRMVVAGMAGLAGSLAFPRIGQATPVSRGVVARHGRLQVRGNHIVGDHGRPVTLRGMSLFWSQWQGQYYNADAVRWLCSDWKIDVVRAAMGVDSGGYLANPAAELAKVEAVIDAAVANDIYVIVDWHAHQPYPEQAAAFFARIAGKYGALPNLIYEPYNEPLVEHGWADVLKPYHAAVLTAIRRVDRRNLVVAGTRSWSQDVDEAAADPLADPNLAYTLHFYAATHKQALQDKAAAAMAKGAALFVTEYGTTRADGDGVIDATQTGIWWDFLEQHHIGYVNWSVADKAELSAALKPGADPRGKWGEAMLTSSGKLVRKRLRTMA from the coding sequence GTGACCTTCGACCGGCGCATGGTGGTGGCGGGCATGGCGGGGCTGGCCGGATCGCTCGCCTTCCCACGAATCGGTCAAGCCACGCCGGTATCGCGCGGCGTGGTGGCTCGCCACGGCCGGCTGCAGGTGCGCGGCAACCATATTGTCGGCGATCATGGCCGCCCGGTCACGCTGCGCGGCATGTCGCTGTTCTGGAGTCAGTGGCAGGGCCAATATTACAACGCCGACGCCGTCCGCTGGTTGTGCAGCGATTGGAAGATCGACGTTGTCCGCGCGGCGATGGGGGTCGACTCGGGCGGGTATCTGGCCAATCCCGCGGCCGAGCTGGCCAAGGTCGAAGCGGTAATCGACGCCGCCGTCGCCAACGATATCTACGTCATCGTCGACTGGCACGCGCACCAGCCCTATCCCGAGCAGGCCGCAGCATTCTTCGCGCGGATCGCGGGCAAGTACGGCGCGCTGCCGAACCTGATATACGAGCCGTATAACGAGCCGTTGGTCGAACATGGCTGGGCCGACGTGCTCAAACCGTATCACGCTGCCGTGCTGACCGCGATCCGGCGCGTCGATCGGCGCAATCTGGTGGTCGCCGGCACGCGCAGCTGGTCGCAGGATGTCGACGAGGCGGCGGCCGATCCGCTGGCCGATCCCAACCTTGCCTATACACTCCATTTCTATGCCGCCACGCATAAGCAGGCGCTGCAGGACAAGGCCGCCGCGGCGATGGCAAAGGGGGCGGCGCTGTTCGTCACCGAATATGGCACGACCCGCGCCGACGGCGATGGCGTGATCGACGCGACCCAAACCGGCATCTGGTGGGACTTTTTGGAGCAGCACCATATCGGCTACGTCAACTGGTCGGTGGCGGACAAAGCCGAGCTGTCGGCGGCATTGAAACCGGGTGCCGATCCCCGCGGCAAATGGGGGGAGGCGATGCTGACATCGTCGGGTAAGCTGGTCCGCAAGCGCCTGCGCACGATGGCGTGA